From Streptomyces sp. NBC_00775, one genomic window encodes:
- the gcvP gene encoding aminomethyl-transferring glycine dehydrogenase, with product MTAHRIPLSELEQGIPFEQRHIGPDSEARAKMLAQVGYGSLDELTATAVPDVIKNAEALKLPGARTEAEVLAELRSLADRNQVLDPMIGLGYYGTFTPPVILRNVMENPAWYTAYTPYQPEISQGRLEALLNFQTVVAELTGLPTSGASLLDEGTAAAEAMALSRRMGKNKKGLFLVDADALPQTIAVIETRAEPTGVEVVVADLSEGIPAGIAEREINGVLVQYPGASGAVRDLKAIVEQAHALGAVVTVAADLLALTLLTSPGELDADIAVGTTQRFGVPMGFGGPHAGYMAVREKFARSLPGRLVGVSVDADGHKAYRLALQTREQHIRREKATSNICTAQVLLAVMAGMYAVYHGPEGLKTIARRTHRYATILAAGLRAGGVEVVHGAYFDTLTVRVPGKAADAVAAAREGGVNLHLVDADHVAMSCDETTTRRQLSAVWAAFGVEGDVEALDATAQDTLPAALLRSDDYLTHPVFHQHRSETAMLRYLRKLSDRDYALDRGMIPLGSCTMKLNATTEMEPVTWPEFGQLHPFVPAEQAQGYLTLIRELEERLAEVTGYDNVSLQPNAGSQGELAGLLAVRGYHRANGDEQRTVCLIPSSAHGTNAASAVMAGMKVVVVKTADDGEIDVEDLRAKIEQYRDELAVLMITYPSTHGVFEEHVADICAQVHEAGGQVYVDGANLNALVGLAKPGHFGGDVSHLNLHKTFCIPHGGGGPGVGPVGVRAHLAPYLPNHPLQPAAGPETGVGPISAAPWGSAGILPISWAYVRLMGGEGLKRATQVAVLSANYIAKRLEPHYPVLYTGPGGLVAHECIIDLRPLTKATGVTVDDIAKRLIDYGFHAPTMSFPVAGTLMIEPTESEDLGEIDRFCEAMIAIRTEIEKVGSGEWAADDNPLRGAPHTAAALGGEWEHAYTREEAVFPAGVSADKYWPPVRRIDQAYGDRNLVCSCPPLDAYED from the coding sequence ATGACCGCCCATCGCATTCCGCTCTCCGAGCTCGAACAGGGAATCCCCTTCGAGCAGCGCCATATCGGGCCCGATTCCGAGGCGCGGGCCAAGATGCTCGCGCAGGTCGGATACGGCTCGCTCGACGAGCTGACGGCCACCGCGGTGCCGGACGTCATCAAGAACGCCGAGGCGCTGAAGCTCCCGGGCGCGCGCACCGAGGCCGAGGTGCTGGCCGAGCTGCGCTCCCTCGCGGACCGCAACCAGGTGCTCGACCCGATGATCGGCCTCGGTTACTACGGCACCTTCACGCCGCCGGTGATCCTGCGCAACGTCATGGAGAACCCGGCCTGGTACACCGCGTACACGCCGTACCAGCCGGAGATCTCGCAGGGCCGTCTCGAGGCGCTGCTCAACTTCCAGACCGTGGTCGCCGAGCTGACCGGGCTGCCGACCTCCGGTGCCTCGCTGCTCGACGAGGGCACCGCCGCCGCCGAGGCGATGGCGCTGTCCCGGCGCATGGGCAAGAACAAGAAGGGTCTCTTCCTGGTCGACGCGGACGCGCTGCCGCAGACCATCGCCGTCATCGAGACCCGCGCCGAGCCGACCGGCGTCGAGGTCGTCGTCGCGGACCTCAGTGAGGGCATCCCGGCCGGGATCGCCGAGCGCGAGATCAACGGCGTACTCGTCCAGTACCCCGGCGCCTCCGGTGCGGTACGCGACCTCAAGGCGATCGTCGAGCAGGCGCACGCGCTGGGGGCGGTCGTCACCGTCGCCGCCGATCTGCTCGCTCTGACCCTGCTCACCTCGCCGGGCGAGCTCGACGCCGACATCGCCGTCGGTACGACGCAGCGCTTCGGTGTGCCGATGGGCTTCGGCGGGCCGCACGCCGGATACATGGCGGTGCGCGAGAAGTTCGCACGCAGCCTGCCGGGCCGGCTCGTGGGTGTGTCCGTCGACGCGGACGGGCACAAGGCGTACCGGCTCGCCCTGCAGACGCGTGAGCAGCACATCCGCCGCGAGAAGGCGACCAGCAACATCTGTACGGCTCAGGTGCTGCTCGCCGTGATGGCCGGTATGTACGCCGTCTACCACGGTCCCGAGGGCCTGAAGACCATCGCGCGGCGTACGCACCGCTACGCCACGATCCTCGCCGCGGGCCTGCGGGCGGGCGGGGTCGAGGTCGTGCACGGCGCGTACTTCGACACGCTGACCGTACGGGTGCCGGGCAAGGCCGCCGACGCCGTGGCCGCCGCGCGCGAGGGCGGGGTCAACCTGCACCTCGTCGATGCCGACCATGTGGCGATGTCCTGCGACGAGACCACCACGCGCAGGCAACTGAGCGCCGTGTGGGCCGCGTTCGGTGTCGAGGGTGATGTAGAGGCGCTGGACGCGACGGCACAGGACACACTGCCGGCCGCCCTGCTGCGCAGCGACGACTACCTCACGCACCCGGTCTTCCACCAGCACCGCTCCGAGACCGCGATGCTGCGCTACCTGCGCAAGCTCTCCGACCGCGACTACGCGCTCGACCGCGGCATGATTCCGCTGGGCTCCTGCACGATGAAGCTCAACGCGACCACGGAGATGGAGCCGGTCACCTGGCCCGAGTTCGGCCAGCTGCACCCCTTCGTGCCCGCCGAGCAGGCGCAGGGCTACCTCACGCTCATCCGTGAGCTGGAGGAGCGGCTCGCCGAGGTCACCGGGTACGACAACGTGTCGCTGCAGCCCAACGCCGGTTCGCAGGGCGAACTGGCCGGTCTGCTCGCCGTGCGCGGCTACCACCGGGCCAACGGCGACGAGCAGCGCACCGTCTGCCTGATCCCGTCCTCCGCGCATGGCACGAACGCCGCGAGCGCCGTGATGGCCGGCATGAAGGTCGTGGTCGTGAAGACCGCGGACGACGGCGAGATCGACGTCGAGGACCTGCGTGCCAAGATCGAGCAGTACCGCGACGAGCTGGCGGTGCTGATGATCACGTATCCCTCGACGCACGGTGTGTTCGAGGAGCATGTCGCCGACATCTGCGCGCAGGTGCACGAGGCGGGCGGCCAGGTCTACGTCGACGGCGCCAACCTCAACGCGCTGGTGGGCCTCGCCAAGCCGGGTCACTTCGGCGGTGACGTCTCGCACCTCAACCTGCACAAGACGTTCTGCATCCCGCACGGCGGCGGCGGCCCGGGCGTCGGCCCGGTCGGTGTGCGCGCGCACCTGGCGCCGTACCTGCCGAACCACCCGCTGCAGCCCGCGGCCGGTCCCGAGACCGGCGTCGGCCCGATCTCGGCCGCTCCGTGGGGCTCCGCGGGCATCCTGCCGATCTCGTGGGCGTACGTCCGCCTGATGGGCGGCGAGGGCCTCAAGCGCGCCACGCAGGTGGCGGTGCTGTCGGCGAACTACATCGCCAAGCGTCTGGAGCCGCACTACCCGGTGCTCTACACCGGCCCGGGCGGGCTCGTCGCGCACGAGTGCATCATCGATCTGCGTCCGCTGACCAAGGCGACCGGCGTCACCGTCGACGACATCGCCAAGCGGCTGATCGACTACGGCTTCCACGCGCCGACGATGTCCTTCCCGGTGGCCGGCACGCTGATGATCGAGCCGACCGAGTCCGAGGACCTCGGCGAGATCGACCGATTCTGCGAGGCGATGATCGCCATCCGCACGGAGATCGAGAAGGTCGGCTCGGGCGAGTGGGCGGCCGACGACAACCCGCTGCGGGGCGCGCCGCACACCGCCGCCGCGCTCGGCGGGGAGTGGGAGCACGCGTACACGCGTGAGGAGGCCGTCTTCCCGGCCGGAGTCTCGGCGGACAAGTACTGGCCGCCGGTGCGCCGTATCGACCAGGCGTACGGCGACCGCAACCTGGTCTGCTCCTGCCCGCCGCTGGACGCCTACGAGGACTGA
- a CDS encoding DUF5999 family protein, translated as MCQHQPPCPSAESADRESARLVAHHPEQGWSLLCNGVLLFEDTGELLPDGQIIAPHRPRGSEYAMTAA; from the coding sequence ATGTGCCAGCACCAGCCACCGTGTCCGTCAGCCGAATCAGCCGACCGGGAGTCCGCCCGCCTTGTGGCGCACCACCCGGAGCAGGGATGGAGCCTGCTGTGCAACGGCGTTCTGCTCTTCGAGGACACCGGTGAGCTCCTGCCCGACGGCCAGATCATCGCCCCGCACCGCCCACGAGGCAGCGAATACGCGATGACGGCCGCCTGA